The Hemiscyllium ocellatum isolate sHemOce1 chromosome 7, sHemOce1.pat.X.cur, whole genome shotgun sequence genome window below encodes:
- the LOC132817382 gene encoding cyclin-dependent kinase 5 activator 1-like has product MGTVLSLSPEPKGKGGTVEDTVGKSAKEKGLKKHSVLISALTWKRLVAASAKKKKAKKVNPGQPPHANEPASGAIVSSNNNNNPVKQLNEENLKKSCPPAGAPPQPPAAQHRAIPVPLPVVPPRQLGSGQKQAGGRALASPRRVVVQASTGELLRCLGEFLCRRCYRLKQLSSGEAVLWFRGVDRALLLQGWQDQGFISPANVVFVYLLCREVVSEDIATDFELQATFLTCLYLAYSYMGNEISYPLKPFLVEANKEVFWDRCLSIIGEMSAKMLQINSDPHYFTEVFQDLKNEASSRDCNGQYIINLDR; this is encoded by the coding sequence ATGGGCACGGTCCTGTCTTTGTCCCCAGAGCCCAAGggcaagggtggcacggtggaagACACGGTGGGCAAGAGTGCCAAGGAGAAGGGGCTGAAGAAGCACTCGGTCCTCATCTCCGCCCTGACCTGGAAGCGCCTGGTGGCCGCCTCGGCCAAGAAGAAGAAAGCCAAGAAGGTGAACCCTGGCCAGCCGCCTCATGCCAACGAGCCTGCCAGCGGCGCCATCgtcagcagcaacaacaacaacaacccgGTCAAGCAGCTCAACGAGGAGAACCTGAAGAAGTCCTGCCCTCCCGCCGGCGCTCCGCCGCAGCCGCCCGCTGCCCAGCACAGGGCCATCCCGGTGCCCCTGCCGGTGGTCCCCCCCAGGCAGCTGGGCTCGGGGCAGAAGCAAGCCGGCGGCCGCGCCCTGGCCTCTCCGCGCCGGGTGGTGGTGCAGGCGTCCACCGGGGAGCTGCTGCGGTGCCTGGGCGAGTTCCTGTGCCGCCGCTGCTACCGCCTGAAGCAGCTGAGCTCCGGCGAGGCGGTGCTCTGGTTTCGGGGGGTGGACCGGGCGCTGCTGCTCCAAGGTTGGCAAGACCAAGGCTTCATCAGCCCGGCCAACGTGGTCTTCGTCTACCTGCTGTGCCGGGAGGTGGTGAGCGAAGACATCGCCACTGACTTCGAACTGCAAGccaccttcctcacctgcctgtaccTCGCCTACTCTTACATGGGCAATGAGATTTCCTATCCCCTCAAGCCGTTCCTGGTAGAAGCCAACAAAGAGGTCTTTTGGGACAGATGCCTCTCCATTATCGGCGAGATGAGTGCCAAGATGCTCCAGATTAATTCAGACCCGCATTACTTCACTGAGGTCTTCCAAGACCTGAAAAACGAGGCCAGCAGCAGAGACTGTAATGGACAATACATTATCAACCTGGACCGTTAG